A portion of the Paenibacillus hamazuiensis genome contains these proteins:
- a CDS encoding VC0807 family protein, with amino-acid sequence MHSISLPTVRHSMNKDVKNKMTHRAEMKRHYRQSLIKLIPSLVINWLIPIVLYSFLRSYVATDTVALAISGAVPTLWVMIQMFRIRRIDWIGLLGAAGFGAACFISFLSGGESLPIKLYHPIVACLIGVIALVSVVIQKPLGLVLIRSLKIGNPGFFNSPAARRKFTLATVIFGMLLIVDGIIHVIMALSLSTSVFLIWSKIVSLIMAVILFFAVRHILWQKT; translated from the coding sequence ATGCACAGCATTAGCCTGCCGACAGTCCGTCACAGCATGAATAAGGATGTGAAAAATAAAATGACTCATAGAGCGGAAATGAAACGGCACTACCGACAGTCGCTTATAAAGTTAATCCCGAGTCTGGTTATCAACTGGCTTATTCCAATAGTGTTGTATTCCTTTTTGCGAAGCTACGTGGCAACCGACACTGTCGCGCTGGCTATATCAGGGGCCGTTCCGACGCTTTGGGTGATGATCCAAATGTTTAGAATCCGCCGAATCGACTGGATCGGCCTGCTCGGGGCGGCAGGCTTTGGAGCAGCGTGCTTCATATCTTTTCTGTCAGGTGGAGAATCGCTGCCAATTAAGCTTTATCATCCGATTGTCGCTTGTTTGATTGGAGTAATAGCCCTGGTTTCTGTCGTTATTCAAAAACCTTTAGGACTGGTACTCATTCGTTCGTTGAAAATAGGCAATCCCGGGTTTTTCAATAGTCCGGCCGCACGTCGAAAATTTACGCTGGCTACGGTGATATTCGGCATGCTTCTTATCGTTGACGGGATCATACACGTCATTATGGCACTTTCATTATCGACAAGCGTGTTCCTGATCTGGTCGAAAATCGTTTCTCTGATTATGGCGGTCATATTATTTTTTGCCGTCCGACATATACTTTGGCAAAAAACATAA